From the Lathyrus oleraceus cultivar Zhongwan6 chromosome 4, CAAS_Psat_ZW6_1.0, whole genome shotgun sequence genome, one window contains:
- the LOC127135546 gene encoding U11/U12 small nuclear ribonucleoprotein 31 kDa protein, protein MSSKKKHKRKHSDSDEDDDVFYYRYCASSSTPNTTTDTTSSNQPQSKPNNKGSSIGGTGEPLAPSKSTLYVSNLDYSLTNSDLHTLFSTFGRIARVTVLKDRHTRLSRGVAFVQFVSRNDAQRAVAEMNKKILNGRTLTASIAADNGRAPEFIRKRVYNTETALCYECGGHGHLSYECPKNQLGPRPRPQPKKPRRGFSGLRDRDGEEEGDEEEEEGGQIAAEQFDDNWASVVDDEAGERLLGRNRNDDEGLDNNKTKKKGKKAGYFSDESDHDDDD, encoded by the coding sequence ATGTCAAGCAAGAAGAAACACAAACGAAAACACAGCGACAGCGATGAAGACGACGACGTTTTCTACTACCGCTACTGCGCTTCGTCCTCAACCCCCAACACCACCACCGACACCACATCCAGTAATCAACCCCAATCAAAACCGAACAACAAAGGATCATCAATAGGAGGAACAGGTGAACCCTTAGCACCATCAAAATCGACGCTATACGTTTCTAATCTAGATTACTCCCTAACAAACTCCGATCTCCATACGCTCTTCTCTACTTTCGGCCGCATCGCGCGTGTAACCGTTCTCAAAGACCGTCACACGCGCCTAAGCCGCGGTGTCGCGTTTGTCCAATTCGTTTCTCGTAATGACGCCCAACGCGCCGTGGCGGAGATGAATAAGAAGATTCTCAATGGAAGGACTCTAACTGCTTCTATTGCTGCTGATAATGGACGTGCTCCGGAGTTTATTCGGAAGCGCGTGTACAATACTGAGACTGCTTTGTGTTATGAGTGTGGGGGGCATGGTCATTTGTCGTATGAGTGTCCTAAGAATCAGTTGGGGCCGAGGCCGCGGCCTCAGCCTAAGAAGCCGCGACGGGGATTTAGTGGGCTGAGGGATAGGGATGGGGAGGAGGAAGGTgatgaggaggaggaggagggtGGTCAGATTGCTGCGGAGCAGTTTGACGATAATTGGGCTTCTGTTGTGGATGATGAAGCGGGTGAAAGGTTGCTGGGGAGAAACAGAAATGATGATGAGGGTTTGGACAACAACAAGACgaagaagaaagggaagaaaGCTGGGTATTTCAGTGATGAGAgtgatcatgatgatgatgattga